One genomic region from Cryptococcus neoformans var. grubii H99 chromosome 10, complete sequence encodes:
- a CDS encoding ATP-binding cassette, subfamily F, member 3 has product MARIASDIRRTFPRTDEVVVSYIAGLIDDEDEEVEDIVDMTKGMLGGGPSSEDNGKVLDDFMNRLLEYLESQSTKRVRKSTAATKLDKTIHMRSQAMSATIAMSGKVDLESNTKGQASRVDLNKLAKAEAKLKAKIEKRAKKDNLYQGSKLIDMQRKQQSYEEMFMQVNPLDLSGAAKGKSKDIHLLNIDVSFGSNRILSGATLSMAHGRRYGLIGRNGIGKSTLLRHLALREVPIPTHISVLYVEQEIAGDETTALESVLQADVWRHKYVTEERELNLKLEELEKASAKEGLLGDEKAQIDQDREDVSSRLGEVQKALIDMEAETGPARAGSLLAGLGFSEEDQKKVTSSFSGGWRMRLALARALFVKPDLLMLDEPSNMLDLNAIAWLEEYLQTWPSTLLVVSHDRAFLDAVATDIIHQHNQRLDYYKGNFSQFYATKTERAKNQRKEYETQLQYRQHLQAYIDRWRYNAARAAQAQSKIKILEKLPELEPPEDDDSENFKFPDPEKISPPLLQLDEATFGYTSDKIILRNVNIDVQLDSRIAVIGPNGAGKSTMIKLLTGAIQPITGRATHNSRCRIAYFTQHFVNQLDMTVSPVAFLQAKFPGKTEQEYRSHLGSFGITGLTGMQKIDTLSGGQKARVAFAVLSMQKPHILLLDEPSNHLDIEGIDALIEAIKNFKGGVISISHDERFITNTSNQLWVCADGKVTKFMGDVEEYKKIVTQELQAKLRP; this is encoded by the exons ATGGCTAGAATCGCCTCTGACATT AGGAGGACCTTTCCTCGTACCGACGAAGTCGTTGTTTCTTATATCGCCGGTCTTATcgatgacgaagatgaagaagtcgagGACATTGTGGATATGACCAAGGGTATGCTTGGTGGTGGACCTTCCAGTGAGGATAATGGGAAGGTTCTTGATGATTT CATGAACCGACTCCTCGAGTACCTCGAATCCCAGTCCACCAAGCGTGTTCGAAAATCTACAGCCGCCACCAAGCTCGACAAGACTATTCACATGCGTTCTCAGGCGATGTCCGCTACTATCGCCATGTCCGGTAAAGTCGACTTGGAATCCAACACCAAAGGCCAAGCTTCTCGAGTCGATCTCAACAAGTTGGCCAAAGCGGAAGCTAAGCTCAAGGCTAAGATTGAGAAGCgggcgaagaaggataaCCTTTACCAGGGTTCCAAGCTCATCGATATGCAGAGGAAGCAGCAGAGTTATGAGGAGATGTTCATGCAGGTGAACCCGTTGGATTTGAGCGGTGCTGCCAAGGGCAAATCAAAGGATATCCATCTTTTGAACATCGATGTGTCATTCGGCAGCAACCGAATCTT ATCCGGCGCTACCCTCTCCATGGCCCACGGTCGTCGATACGGTCTCATCGGTCGAAACGGTATCGGTAAATCCACTCTTCTGCGCCACCTTGCCCTTCGAGAAGTCCCTATCCCTACCCATATATCCGTCCTATACGTTGAACAAGAAATTGCTGGTGACGAAACGACCGCGCTCGAATCCGTGCTTCAAGCCGACGTTTGGCGACACAAGTACGTCACGGAAGAACGGGAACTCAACCTCAAActcgaagagcttgaaaagGCATCCGCTAAAGAAGGTCTTCTTGGTGACGAAAAGGCGCAGATTGACCAGGACAGGGAGGACGTTTCTTCGAGATTGGGTGAAGTACAAAAGGCCTTGATCGATATGGAGGCAGAGACTGGCCCGGCGAGAGCGGGAAGTTTATTGGCCGGTTTGGGTTTCTCGGAGGAAGatcagaagaaggtgaCTTCGAGTTTCTCTGGTGGTTGGAGGATGCGTTTGGCGTTGGCTCGTGCGTTGTTTGTCAAACCGGAT CTTTTGATGCTGGACGAACCTTCCAACATGTTGGACTTGAACGCCATCGCATGGCTCGAAGAATATCTCCAAACATGGCCGTCAACCCTTCTCGTCGTGTCGCACGACCGAGCTTTCCTCGATGCTGTCGCTACCGATATCATACACCAACACAACCAGCGCCTCGACTATTACAAGGGCAACTTCTCCCAGTTCTACGCTACCAAGACTGAGCGAGCCAAAAACCAGAGAAAGGAGTACGAGACGCAGTTGCAGTACAGGCAGCATTTGCAGGCTTATATCGATCGGTGGAGGTACAATGCCGCGCGAGCTGCGCAGGCTCAGtcaaagatcaagatcCTCGAAAAACTTCCCGAACTCGAGCCGCCCGAAGACGATGATTCCGAAAACTTCAAGTTCCCCGACCCCGAAAAGATCTCCCCGCCTCTCTTACAGCTGGACGAAGCCACTTTCGGTTATACATCCGATAAGATTATCCTGCGTAACGTCAACATTGACGTTCAGCTCGACAGCCGTATCGCCGTTATCGGTCCTAACGGTGCCGGTAAATCAACCATGATCAAGCTTCTCACTGGCGCGATCCAACCCATCACCGGTCGGGCGACACACAACTCTCGATGCCGTATCGCGTATTTCACGCAGCATTTCGTGAATCAGTTGGATATGACTGTTTCACCCGTCGCTTTCCTCCAGGCCAAGTTCCCGGGCAAGACGGAACAAGAGTACAGGTCACATTTGGGTTCCTTTGGGATCACTGGTCTGACGGGTATGCAAAAGATTGATACGCTTTCAGGTGGTCAAAAGGCGAGAGTGGCGTTTGCGGTGTTGTCGATGCAGAAGCCTCATATCTTGTTGCTTGATGAG CCTTCTAACCACTTGGATATTGAGGGTATCGATGCTCTTATTGAGGCGATCAAGAACTTCAAGGGTGGCGTCATCAGTATCTCGCACGACGAGCGATTTATCACCAACACTTCCAACCAG CTTTGGGTCTGCGCAGACGGCAAGGTTACCAAGTTTATGGGCGATGTGGAAGAGTACAAAAAGATTGTGACGCAAGAGTTGCAAGCCAAGTTGAGGCCTTGA
- a CDS encoding ubiquitin-conjugating enzyme E2 H encodes MSSPKRRVDTDVMKLLMSDYDVTLVNNKMSEFFVKFKGPTETPFANGVWKIHVELPEQFPYKSPSIGFMNKIFHPNIDETSGSVCLDVINQTWSPMFELINIFEIFLPQLLRYPNPADPLNGEAASLLMRDPKAYAKKVESYVERFASAEDADQAGGDDESDEENEPVPPKAKAKTKGVNGNVNGNGNGHPNGHANGNGNNNTNGVNGVNGHGDEHEEEDEDEDDKMSDMGEFSEDEEDIMGAMD; translated from the exons ATG AGCTCCCCAAAGCGCAGAGTAGACACAGACGTCATGAAACT TCTCATGTCTGATTATGATGTTACATtagtcaacaacaagatGTCCGAATTCTTTGTCAAGTTTAAAGGTCCAACCGAGA CACCGTTTGCCAATGGTGTCTGGAAGATCCATGTCGAGCTCCCGGAACAATTCCCATACAAGTCTCCTAGTATCGGGTTTATGAACAAGATCTTCCATCCTAACATTGATGAAAC GAGCGGAAGTGTGTGTTTGGATGTGATTAACCAAACTTGGTCGCCCATGTTCG AACTCATCAACATTTTTGaaatcttccttccccaactTCTCCGATACCCCAACCCGGCTGACCCACTGAACGGTGAGGCcgcctccctcctcatGCGGGACCCAAAAGCCTACGCCAAAAAGGTAGAGTCCTACGTTGAGAGGTTTGCTTCTGCGGAAGATGCCGACCAAGCTGGCGGGGATGATGAatctgatgaagagaatgaGCCGGTACCgccaaaggcaaaggcaaagacCAAAGGTGTGAACGGGAACGTtaatgggaatgggaatggtCATCCCAATGGCCATGCCAATGGAAATGGAAACAACAATACCAACGGGGTGAACGGCGTTAACGGGCATGGGGACGAGcatgaagaggaggatgaggatgaagatgataagATGAGTGATATGGGCGAATtcagtgaggatgaggaggatattATGGGTGCAATGGACTAG